One window of the Epinephelus moara isolate mb chromosome 24, YSFRI_EMoa_1.0, whole genome shotgun sequence genome contains the following:
- the LOC126385473 gene encoding bile acid-CoA:amino acid N-acyltransferase-like, producing MKMIQCIGVHGSLACLHLALGGVRWKSSFRPAPLLTAAPARALIDEPISIKGRFLPPHSPVTVCAQMHSDDGDLWEAFAHYNTNSDGTVNLTRDHSVGGSYLGCEPMGLFWGLQPAPGSGEGLRLRKKNVETPYVVLMSLMKGHVSPSERQSTELAAVTTERWYMAPGVQRKEIRQDGIVGTLFLPPGPGPFPAMLDLWGRGGRLVEYRSALFASRGYASLSLTYFNHKDLPGPQSRINVGESYFKSAFHLLQDHRQVCADRIGIIGLSYGVYVTLRLATQIGVKPSCLICINGPVGSTVKLSDPDGRTVDVDRDPKYWTYDDRGYVSFRDTSLPANLNPESKVKLEHLSCPLLYIVGEDDLCTASMENADVIEETLKAAGKSQLFTRVSYPGAGHLIEPPYTPHSQASLWSVKPIKMFTLWGGHPAPHAAAQEDAWKKVLDFMETNLRG from the exons ATGAAGATGATACAATGCATCGGTGTACACGGGAGCCTGGCATGTTTGCATCTTGCTTTGG GTGGAGTTCGGTGGAAGAGCAGCTTTAGACCAGCCCCTCTATTGACAGCTGCTCCTGCTCGTGCCCTCATAGATGAACCGATCAGCATTAAAGGACGTTTCCTGCCCCCACACAGTcctgtcacagtgtgtgcacaAATGCACAGTGATGATGGTGACCTGTGGGAGGCATTCGCCCATTACAACACAAATTCAGATGGCACTGTCAACT TGACCAGGGATCATTCAGTCGGGGGTTCATATTTGGGCTGTGAGCCGATGGGACTGTTCTGGGGACTGCAGCCGGCTCCTGGTTCAGGAGAAGGTTTAAG gctgagaaagaaaaatgtaGAGACTCCATACGTAGTGCTCATGTCCTTAATGAAGGGCCACGTTTCACCCAGTGAGAGACAGAGCACCGAGCTGGCTGCTGTAACTACTGAGCGCTGGTACATGGCACCTGGTGTACAGAGAAAAGAGATTCGCCAGGATGGAATTGTCGGGACGTTGTTTTTACCTCCCG GCCCTGGCCCATTTCCAGCCATGCTGGACTTGTGGGGAAGGGGAGGAAGACTGGTGGAGTACCGCTCCGCACTTTTTGCATCCAGGGGCTATGCTAGCTTGTCCCTTACCTACTTCAATCACAAAGATTTGCCTGGCCCACAAAGCAGAATCAATGTTGGTGAATCATATTTCAAA tCAGCATTCCACCTCCTTCAAGATCATCGTCAGGTCTGTGCCGATAGAATTGGGATCATCGGTCTCTCCTATGGAGTCTACGTGACTCTTCGATTGGCCACTCAGATTGGTGTCAAA CCATCCTGTTTGATTTGTATCAACGGCCCAGTAGGAAGCACCGTCAAGCTCTCAGATCCAGATGGCAGGACTGTAGACGTTGATAG AGACCCGAAATATTGGACGTATGATGATCGAGGCTATGTGAGTTTCAGAGACACCTCCTTGCCTGCAAACCTTAACCCTGAAAGCAAAGTGAAG ttaGAGCACCTCTCCTGTCCATTACTGTACATAGTGGGTGAAGATGACCTGTGCACTGCAAGCATGGAGAACGCAGACGTG ATCGAGGAGACCCTGAAGGCTGCAGGAAAATCCCAGCTGTTCACCCGTGTGTCGTACCCCGGTGCTGGTCACCTGATTGAACCACCTTACACACCACACTCACAAGCGTCGCTTTGGAGTGTCAAACCAATTAAAA TGTTCACTCTGTGGGGAGGTCACCCTGCACCCCACGCTGCTGCCCAGGAAGATGCCTGGAAAAAGGTCCTGGATTTTATGGAAACTAATCTGAGAGGATGA